In the Dehalococcoidales bacterium genome, ATACTTTTCTAGTACCCCGTTGAGAATCTGTAATCTATTCTGTTCCTTTGTAGTCAATGTCAGTCCTTCCATTAACTGACATTATCCCTGAACAATTGTCTACTGACCTAATCGTAGACCCACAACACAGGGAGCACCAGCTAGAGATATCTACAGTCCCGCCCCTTTTCCCCACCCCAAGTAAAAAGTAACAGGTGGCAAATTGAACGCGTATCTTCTCCCCGTTATTCCGCCTTTAAAAACTCGGGCACGCCGGAGACAATCGGGTAATCACGGCGGCAGTTGGGGCAGGTTAGCCAACCGTCAATCGTATCCCCCACCCCGCCGGACTTCAGCTCGCTCTTGCAGAGGGGACACACCAGGTTATCCATAAAGCTGTGGGTATCTGAATAATCTATCTCCGGACAGCTAACCCCCGGCGGCAGGGAACCGCGGCAGGCAACCAGCCCGATATTACGCGGGAAAGCAGCCTTCTCCAGGGTCTTGCAGGTCAGGACCACCGTCCGGCGTACCGGCAGTTTTTTAGACCATTTCTCCAGAAATCCGGCGAGCTTGCCGTACAGGGTGGCGCTGCCATTGGTAAACGAGTCGTTGCGGAAGCGGTAATCGATGACATCCGTCCAGACTCTTTTGATGCCGGAAAGGTCCTGCTTGCGCATTTTCTTTTCCGCGTAGCGCGTCGTCCAGTAAGTGTACACCGTTTTCCGGTGGCGCGGGCTCTGGGCATAGCGCCAACCCCGGCTGGGGCCGAAGTACAGCAGCATCGTTCCCTTCGGCTTGAGGACCCGGGCCATTTCCTCCACCAGGGCGTCCGCCTGCGTGATATGCTCCAGCACGCCGATGCTGGCCACTACATCGAAAGAGCCCGTTTTAAAGGGAAGGGAGCGCCCGTCGGCGCGGACGAGGGGCAAGGGAGCGCCGAGCGTCTGGGTAATGCCTTCACGCGTAACCTGGATGATATGGGACGGCTCTACGCCTACGGCGCGGGCGCCGAGTCTATGGCACGCCATCATCAGTCCGCCGAAACCGCACCCCACATCCAGGACCGATTGGCCGGCCAGAGAGCCGACGTACTTTTTTAACAGGAATATCCATGGCCCCTGCGTCTGTTCATCGGCCAGGACCTCATCGGGACTATGGTGTTTGTGATGATATATGTTTACCTCACCGTTACACATGGATATTCTCCTCTGTAGAGGATAGAGTGTTGTTAGGGATGCTAGTCCGCGGAAATTAGAATAATGTTATGTTAAGGTAATAAACAGGTAAGAATGGGCGGCATGATACGCCGGAATGGTAACAATGGTAAACATCAGGTAGGTGTGATTCTATTTGGCAGGGCTTGAAACCGCGCCCGGTGATAATTTCCGCTATTTGCCCTTGCCGCGGCTTTTAGCCGGCGCCGCCGGTACGTCTTTTTTCCGGGCGCGGGGCAGGGTAAAGCTGAAGGTGCTGCCTTTGTCTTCTTCACTCTCCACCCAGATTTTCCCGCCGTGCAGCTCGATAATTGACCTGGCAATGCTCAGCCCCAGCCCCGTGCCTCCGGCCTTGCTTTTGTATACGTTCTGCGCCCGGAAGAATTTGGTGAAAAGGGACGGTATGTCCGCCGCCGGTATGCCAAGGCCGTTATCCGCCACGTCTATCTGCGCCATGTCTCCCACGGTGCGTCCGGTAATCTTCACCCAGCCGCTGTCCCGGTTATATTTGATGGCGTTGGACAACAGGTTGAAAAATATCTGCATCATCCGGTTGCGGTCCGCCATAATGGCGGCCTCTTTAAAGTTCATATCAGTGGTTATTTTAATATGGTGCTCTTCCGCCTGGGGCTTGACGCCGGCGACGGCCTCTTTAATGATTTCCGCCAGATTCACCTCGGTGATGGTCAGCGTAAGCTTGCCGGACTCGATACGCGCCACATCCAGCAAATCGCCGACCAGGCTGTTCAGCAGGTTGGTCTGTGTTTCAATGATATCCAGGAACTCCTTCTGCGTGGCATTGATTTTCCCGGTCTTTTCATCCTGGAGCAATTTAATAAAGCCGTAGATAGAAGCCAGCGGGGATTTCAGCTCGTGGGAGGCGACAGAGATAAACTCCGTTTTCATGCGGTCTATTCTTTTCAGCTCGGAAATATCCACCACCATGCCCCGGAAACCTGCATTCCTGACCCCATATGCCGGGGCAGAAAAATAGGCCATTACCGGGAAAGTGCTGCCGTCTTTATCCAGTATCGAATACTCGACGGCTTCCACAGATTGGCCGGCGCGCAATTTCTGTATGTCTGACTGCAGCCGCTCCCTCTCTCCGGGCAATATTATATCTGGAAACGATAATCCGCGCTCCAGTTCATCCTGGTTGTATTTGAGGACATTGAAACCGGCCTTATTAAGAAATATCAGGTAGTCCTTATCATCAACTTCAAAAACGATTTGCGGCAGGAGATTGGCCATATCCCGGTACTTCGCCTCGCTCCGCTTAAGGGCGATATCCGCCAGGCGCCGGCGGTACATGGCGTAAGCGGCTACCCCGGCAGCTACGCCGAGAACCGCCACGCCGCCGCCGAACATCACCGCATACTTCGATATCAGGCCGGCCCTGATAGCTCCGATGCTGTCCTGTGAAACGTAGGTAATAAGCGTCCAGTAATACTCTTTGTATGAAACAACTGATTTAAGCGCCGAATATTCATCATCGCCAATATATAAGTTTATTTTTTTAAATGTAAATATGCCGTCAGCATTACGGAATACATCCGACTCATGCGAGTTTATTGCCTGCCAGGCCTCCGGAAAGGTGTTGCCGAACGTACGGTCCTGACCGTCTTCATACATGAATCCCCACTCGTCCTCTGGATTCAAACCGATTAAAAAATATCCTTCAGGGTTAAGCAAGAGGACTTTATAGATAGCGCCGGGCTGGTTTTGCAGCGATCCAATCAGGTCACCGCCGAGATAATTGAGTACGATAATACCGCGAGCGTTACCGTTTTCATCAAAAACGGGGGCGCCGGCGCGGATCATCGGTTTTAGCGGATACTCAATCTCTTCATTTTCGATGTTAAGGTCGAAGGCAGATACATATGCCTGCCCCGGCGCCAGCTTTATAGTATCCTGGAAGTAATATCTGCTTTCCTTGTTCTGAAGCTCGCTTTCAGGTACGATATACGGCTCTCCCTTATTGTAATTAACCCGGATGAGCTCCCGGCCGTTTTCATCAATCAAACGTATCTGGTCATACATTTGCTCGGCGGTAGAGAACGCCAGGAACTCGCTCGCCAGCTCCGCTTTAGAAGCATCATCGAGATTTTCCAGGTGCTCGTGTATCTCGTTATTAGTGACAAGATAGGTGAGGTCGCCGAGCATGGCATTCAATTGATGAAAGATGACACCGCTATCGAAGTCCAGATTAAGCGCCGCCTCCGCCTTGATGACGTCAATCTCGGAATTGAAGTTGTTGTAATAACGTACACCGAAAATAACGACCAGCAGTACCAGGGTCGGTAAAAATACAACGGCGAAATTGCGGGCCAAAATCCGCCATTCAATGGGAGGCCGACGCTTTTTTACGGTCCCGCCCGGCACATTATGACGTGCTTTCTTATCAAGTCCCATAATTCATTATAACACCTCTGTCTAATATTATGTCTCAATTACGCCTTATGTCACCATGAAACGCCTACCTCACCCGGCTATCGGCGGCCAATTCAGGCGCCATATCTCCCCGCCGCGCCACGCACCTGAAAACCGCGCTTTTCATCTTGCGGACCGTGCTCTTCCCGTCCGGCATACCGGACATTCAGCTTCAGTATTTACGGTTTGTTTACAGGTAACGTGAAAAATGTTATCAATTTTTTATCCCGTTTATACCATGCTATATATGGGTATTTGAACTGGAAAGCAGAGAGACACAGATGGTCCTTGACACCGGCAAACATCAGGCAATACTGCCTTTAGCGGCGCGGGACAGACCGCCGCAAACAGAAATCGATATCGAGGCTATTATCCGGGACGGGAGGCTGACCGCCCGGTTTCAGCCGATTGTTTCCGTAGCCCAGAGAAGCATTTGCGGGGTGGAGGGGCTGATAAGGGGCGTTAATCCTGATTCCGCGGACCTGATTTCTCCGCTGGAACTTTTCCACACCGCCATGAACCAGGGACTCCAGGTAGAGCTGGACCGGGCCTGCCGCGATACCATCGTGCGGACTTTTGAGCCGGTTTACCGGTGCCGGAAAGACACCCTGCTGTTCATCAACCTGCACTCCTCCATACTGGACAAAGTAGCAGGTTCGAATCACCTGCTGGACATGGTGCAGGAATACCGCATCAACCCGTGCGATATCGTTATTGAATTTAACGAGTCCGCGGTTGAGGATATGGCCCTGCTGAAGAAGTTCGTGGATACCTACCGCCAGTACGGGTTTCTTATAGCCATGGATGATGTAGGCTGCGGTTTTTCCAACCTGAGCCGGATTTCCCTGGTGAAACCGGATATCGTGAAAACGGATATGTCCCTGACCCGGAATATCTGTACCGACTTTTACGTGCAGGAGGTGTTCCGCGCCCTGGTCAAGCTTTCCAACAAGATAGGGGCGCTGGTGGTGGCCGAGGGCGTGGAGACGGAGGACGAGGCGGTGCAAATCCTGGGACTGGGCGCGCATATGATTCAGGGATACTACATATCCAGGCCGCAGAAAATAGAAGACACCCTTTCCGGCGACCTCGGAGACAAACTCGGTGATGTAGTCGAACGCCTTAAAATAATGGAGAAATACAAGACCGTCCTGAACAAGGAAAAGTATAGTACGCTGAATTTAGCCACGACCAAAATCGCCGCCCGGCTATCGACGGTATCCCGTGACCGCTTCGATGAGGAGCTGGCGAATAGCATTAACGGATACGAGGGCATCGAGTGCGCCTACGTCCTGGATGAAAGAGGCGTCCAGGCCAGCGCCACCGTGTTTTCCAATGCCGTTACCGGCATCAAAAAGAGCCGGCTCTTTTCACCGGCGGCCAGCGGCGCGGACCATTCACTGAAAGTCTATTACCGCAATCTGAAAAACGCCGGACTGCAAAGATACCTCACCGAGCCTTACGCCTCGCTGGCCAGCGGCAATCTCTGCCGCACCTTTACCCGGACTTTCCTGGACCGGCGGGACGAGCCGCATATTCTGTGCATCGACTTTAAAATCAACGGCACGGAATGCTAGGCGGCACCGCCCCTTTTCCCCCCACCCACTTACAAAAAGACAGGGCACCGCTGCCGGCGCCCCGTCATTATTTCCTGGCCCGTGTTTAGTGTTATGTCAATTATCCGTTGAGGATAGCCATGGCCTCATCCCGGTAAGCGTCCATCAGGTAAGGAATACCGGTGACCTTGGCGCATTCCTCGGTCAGGGACATAAGCTCTTTGCGGCTGATGACCGGCACGCTGAAACAGCGGGCGCCTGCCATGAGCTGCTGGAGCCCTACCCTTATCTTTTCCGCGTAGCTGTAAATACCCAGCGCGCCCAGCGGCAGCGTCTTGATTTCGTTAGCGCCGACCATGGCTTTGACTTCTTCGTAGCAGACGAAGATTTCTTCCGGCGTGGAACCGAACTGGCTGACCGTATTGGGCAGTTTGCCTTCCTTTAGCCACACGGCGATGTTCTTGCCCACCATGCCCGGAATCATCAAAGCCCGGCCCATGCACACCGCTTTGGCGAAGGGCGCGCCCAGCGCCAGCGCCTTGAAAACGCCGTCCTCGCTGCTGAAGCTGCCCGCGAAGGCGATATCCGGCACCCGCTCCCCTTTGTCCGCCAGTTTTTTGCAGAACTCGTAGGCGGCGGCGTGCAGGTAGAGACTGGGCATGCCCCACTCCTCCATCATGCGCCACGGGCTCATGCCGGTGCCGCCGCTGGCGCCGTCGATGGTGAGCAGGTCGATTTTAGCCTTGGAGCTCCATTTAATCGCCATGGCCAGCTCGCGCAGGCCGTAGGCGCCGGTCTTTAAGGTGATGCGTTTGAAGCCCAGCTTGCGCAGCCGTTGGACCTCCGCGTAAAAGCCCGCTTCGTCGATAAAGCCGAGCCGGCTGTGCCGTTCGAACTCTTTCAGCGAGCCGTCTTTGAAAGCCGCCTGGCTGACGGGGCTGGAGGGGTCGGGCGTGACGATATAGCCGCGTTTTTGCAGCTCCAGGGCGCGCTCCAGGCTGTTGACCTTGATTTCCCCGCCGATGCACTTGGCGCCCTGTCCCCATTTGAGCTCGATGGTGTCCAGGCCGTGTTTCTTGCTGACGTATTCCGCCACGCCCAGGCGGGTGTCTTCCACGTTCATCTGCACCAGGATTTCCCCGTAGCCCTTGTGGTAGCGCTTGTACACCTCGATACGGCGGTCCATGTCCGGGGCGGAGGTTATCTTGCCGTTGTTGTCCAGTTTAAGCTGCGGGTCGATGCCGCAGACGTTCTCGCCGCAGACCAGGGTCACGCCGCTGATGGCCGCGCCGATGGCGAAATGCTCCCAGTTCTTGCGGGCTATTTCCGTGGAGCCCAGCGCGCCGGTAAAGATGGGCACTCTCATCTTCACTTTCTTGTCCCAGCCGTAAGACGTTTCCGTGTTGACCGCCGGGAAGATAGCGGAATCGGAGTCCCCGGTAACGCCCTTGGGCAGCCCGTTGGCGCCCAGCGCGTACCCCTGGATATTGAGATGAGAGTAATCTATGGGGTAGTCCTTGTCCCCGCCGGCAGTGATGTCACCGAAAGGTCCCGGGTAAATCAGTTCCCGACTGCGGAAGGTAGCCTTGAACACCTCGCAGTTGCCGGTGCACCCATCGATACACCGGGAGCAGATGCCGCTTTGCGGCACGACGTTCCGGGAACGGTTGGCGGTCCTGGTGGCATCATTGCTGTTGGGTCTTTGCAAATTCATTTTCCTGACTCTCCTTTTATTTATTACCCGTTTCCGCTTGATAAAATGCAGATAACGGCGTTAGCCCGCTCCGGATTTTTCCGGCTGTTGCACCCCGGTTGTGCGTGAATAATAAATTGTGCAGTTTATACAAGACGCGGCATACGGCAACCGTTTCCTATTGTACTCTTTTTCCAATTATAAATACAACAGGCCATAATTTGGGGCAGGTATTTATTTGTTTATAATGAACAATAGTCCGGGAACGGATGGAATAAACAGACTAACGCCCGCTGCAAAAAAGTACAAGTATAAAATATTATTATCTATTACTGCTTCTTATTCTTTTTTGGCCGCAAAAACGTTTACGACAATGTGTGCATATTCGACATTTTACACTTTTTCCTTAAAATTTTATCACATTAATACATGAAACATACTTGCGTTTAAGCTGTCAGTCTACTATTATTAGGCTAATTAACCAATAGCTAGAAAACAAGGGTGAATTCACCCGGAGGTGTACCAAGGTCGTAAGACCGCCGCGAACAGCAACAATCGACTGCTACAAGCCACAGCATTATGCTGCTTAATTACTTAAATGTAACCTCGTAGCCGAACCCACTAAAATTCTATTCGTAGAGGGCAAAATGAGTAAATTAGGAAAACTTCTGAGGACCCGTTACTTCTGGTATGTAGCAGTCGCCGCTGTGCTGGCCGGCATCGCCTCCTACGCGCCCCAGCTGACCGGACTCTCCATCCGGACGGACTGGGCTATCGCCTACTATCAGGCCGCCTACCGACTGCTGTTCCCCATCGCCGCCGGTCTCGCCGCCTGGCGCTACCGGGTAAAAGGGGGGCTGATAGTCTGTCTGATTACCGGACCGGTCATATTGTCCGGTGTCCTGGTCAACTCCCGGCTGCCCTACGCCTGGGTGGACTTCGCCGATATTGCTCTTGGCTTCCTGTTAAGCTGGTTTATCGGCCAGCAGGGCACCTTGAAACAGCGTCTGGAAGAGACCACCGCCGAGCTTAAAGAGCAGTCCAGGGCGCTGATGACGGAAGTTGGCGAACGGCAGCGGGCGGAAGAGCAGTACCGGATTATCGCGGACCATTCTGCGGATATTATCTATAAAACAACCATCAAGGATGAAATTTTCACCTTTATCAGCCCCTCCGCCCAGCGGTTACTGGGTTACACCATACAGGAAGGGCTGGCGCTGAAGCTGACGGACATACTTACCCCCGAATCTTACAAGAAGCAGCATAACTTACTGCTGGCAGACACGCGCAACAGCGCGTCCTCCCGTACTTTCCAGCTGGATTTGAAACACAAAGACGGGCACCTCGTTCCTTTTGAAGTCCACGCCAACTTCGTCTATAACGAGAAGGGCGAGCCGGAGGAAATAGTCGGCGTGGCCCGCGATGTTACCGAGCGCAAGAAAATTGAAGAGCAGCTTATCATGCACGACCGGCTGGCGTCCATCGGGCAACTGACTTCCGGACTGGCGCATGAAATAAATAACCCGCTCACCAGCATCATCAGCCTTTCATCCCTCCTGCTCCAGAGGAAATACGCCCCGGAGACCAGACAGGACATACAAATAATCAATGACGAAGGGCAGCGTATCGCCGCCATCATCAAGAACCTGCTGGCTTTCTCCCGCCAGCAGCCGCAGGAAAAACGGCCGACCGATATTAACGACTGCATCCGGAAAGTCCTGGAAATGCATGTCTACGAGCAGAAGGTGAACAATATCCAGGTAAACGTGAATTTCGACCCCGCCCTGCCCCAGATTATAGGCAACGGCTCCCAGCTGGAACAGGTATTCTTCCACATCGTCATGAACGCGGAGTTTTTCATGCGGGAGGCCCACCGCCGGGGCACGCTGAATATCACCACGGAAAAAGCGGGCAACTCCATCCGGGCTTTGTTTACCGATGACGGCCCGGGCATTTCACAGGAGAACATGAGCCAGCTTTTCACGCCGTTTTTTACCACCAAGGAAGCCGGCAAAGGCGCCGGGCTGGGCCTGAGCATCTGCCTGGGCATAGTTAACGAGCACGGCGGGAAACTTTACGCGGACAGCGAGCCGGAGAAGGGCACTACCTTCGTCATCGAACTGCCGGTTCAGGTCAACCCGAACTAGACCGGGACCGGCATTCCGGAACTGTAAAGCGCAGCGTTGCTTCTGGTCAGGCGCAGACGCGCTAGTACTTGGACGCCCCTATCTCTTCCATCTTGCCGGTAGCCACAAACACCACCCGCTCGCAGATATTGGTGACCCTATCGGCGCTGCGCTCCAGGTTATGGGCCACCCAAATCAGCCGCGTGGCCCGGGTGATGGTCTTGGGGTCCTCCGCCATGAAGGTGAGCAGCTCGCGGAAAACCTGGTCGTAAAGCTGGTCGATGGTATCATCTTCCGTGCTGATTTTCCGGGCCGTTTCAGCATCGCGGCTGACGAAGGCGTCCAGGCTGCGGCGCAGCATATCCACCGTCAGATCCGCCATGCGGGGTATATCAATCAGGGGCTTGAGCGGGGGCTCGTCCCCGATCATAATAGCGATTTTGGCGATGCCCTCACCGTAATCGCCGATGCGTTCCACCTCGGAAACGATGTTCAGCACCGCCAGGATAATACGCAAATCGCTGGCCATCGGCTGCTGGGTGGCGATAAGCTCCACGCACTTTTCCTCTATCTCATACCGCTTCCGGTCCACCTTCTTATCGTCGTCGATAACCTGGTTGGCCAGGTCCAGGTCGCGGTTCTTGAGCGCCTCGACGGAACGCGAGATGGCTTTGGTGACCATGCTGCCCATGGCCAGGACGTCATCCTGGATTTCCCTGATTTTCTTGTGAAAAGCGGTCCTCGTTTCCATGGAAGCCTCCTCAAATTTAGCCGAAACGCCCGGTGATGTAGTCCTCGGTGCGTTTATCTTTAGGGTTGGTGAAAAGCTGGGCGGTGGGGCCGTACTCCACCAGCACGCCGGCGCGGTCCGGCTCCATCATCATGAAAGCGGCGGTATCCGATACGCGGGCCGCCTGCTGCATATTATGGGTAACGATGATGATAGTGTAGTCCGTGGCCAGGCTGCGCATCAAGTCCTCTATTTTCAGGGTGGCGATGGGGTCGAGGGCGCTGCACGGCTCATCCATTAAAATCACCTCCGGCTCTACCGCCAGCACCCGCGCGATGCAGAGCCGCTGCTGCTGGCCGCCGGAAAGCGCCAGGCCGCTTTGCCCCAGCTTGTCCTTCACATCGTCCCAGAGAGCGGCCTGCCGCAGGCTTTTCTCCACGATTACTTCCAGCTCGCCGCGGCCCTTGGTGCCGTGCCGCTTGGGGCCGAAAGCCACATTCTCGAACACGGACATGGGGAAGGGGTTGGGCTTTTGAAAGACCATCCCCACCCGCTTCCTCAGCTCCACCACGTCAATCTTGGGGTCGTAAATCCTGATGCCGTCCAGCTCCACATTTCCTTCCACCCGCACCCCGTGAATAAGGTCGTTCATGCGGTTGAAAAGACGCAATAGAGAGGACTTGCCGCAGCCGGACGGCCCGATAATGGCGGTAATGGCGCAGGACGGGATGTCCAGCGTGACGTTGCGCAGGCACTGGAAGGAGCCGTAGAAGAGGTTGACCTGCTCCCCCTTGAGCTTGGTGACGCATTTATCTGCGGGTCTGGAACTAACTTCCGGCACATTGATATTGATATTCATGACACTATTTCCTCTGTCTCGTTTTAATCCTGATGGCCGCCGCCAGAATGTCAAAGGAAAGCACCACGATGAGCAGCACCAGCGCCACGCCCCAGACCGTTTCCTTGGGCATGTTGGGCACGTGGGCGGCCACCGTGTAAAGGTGGTAAGGCAGGGCCATGAACTGGTCCAGGGGCGATTGGGGCAGCTTGGGCAGTAAAAACGCGGCGCCCACCACCAGTATCGGCGCGGTTTCCCCGGCGGCGCGGCTGATAGCCAGTACCGCCCCGGTGATGATGCCGGGAAAAGCCTGCGGCAAAACGATATG is a window encoding:
- a CDS encoding methyltransferase domain-containing protein, with protein sequence MCNGEVNIYHHKHHSPDEVLADEQTQGPWIFLLKKYVGSLAGQSVLDVGCGFGGLMMACHRLGARAVGVEPSHIIQVTREGITQTLGAPLPLVRADGRSLPFKTGSFDVVASIGVLEHITQADALVEEMARVLKPKGTMLLYFGPSRGWRYAQSPRHRKTVYTYWTTRYAEKKMRKQDLSGIKRVWTDVIDYRFRNDSFTNGSATLYGKLAGFLEKWSKKLPVRRTVVLTCKTLEKAAFPRNIGLVACRGSLPPGVSCPEIDYSDTHSFMDNLVCPLCKSELKSGGVGDTIDGWLTCPNCRRDYPIVSGVPEFLKAE
- a CDS encoding ATP-binding protein — its product is MARNFAVVFLPTLVLLVVIFGVRYYNNFNSEIDVIKAEAALNLDFDSGVIFHQLNAMLGDLTYLVTNNEIHEHLENLDDASKAELASEFLAFSTAEQMYDQIRLIDENGRELIRVNYNKGEPYIVPESELQNKESRYYFQDTIKLAPGQAYVSAFDLNIENEEIEYPLKPMIRAGAPVFDENGNARGIIVLNYLGGDLIGSLQNQPGAIYKVLLLNPEGYFLIGLNPEDEWGFMYEDGQDRTFGNTFPEAWQAINSHESDVFRNADGIFTFKKINLYIGDDEYSALKSVVSYKEYYWTLITYVSQDSIGAIRAGLISKYAVMFGGGVAVLGVAAGVAAYAMYRRRLADIALKRSEAKYRDMANLLPQIVFEVDDKDYLIFLNKAGFNVLKYNQDELERGLSFPDIILPGERERLQSDIQKLRAGQSVEAVEYSILDKDGSTFPVMAYFSAPAYGVRNAGFRGMVVDISELKRIDRMKTEFISVASHELKSPLASIYGFIKLLQDEKTGKINATQKEFLDIIETQTNLLNSLVGDLLDVARIESGKLTLTITEVNLAEIIKEAVAGVKPQAEEHHIKITTDMNFKEAAIMADRNRMMQIFFNLLSNAIKYNRDSGWVKITGRTVGDMAQIDVADNGLGIPAADIPSLFTKFFRAQNVYKSKAGGTGLGLSIARSIIELHGGKIWVESEEDKGSTFSFTLPRARKKDVPAAPAKSRGKGK
- a CDS encoding EAL domain-containing protein — its product is MVLDTGKHQAILPLAARDRPPQTEIDIEAIIRDGRLTARFQPIVSVAQRSICGVEGLIRGVNPDSADLISPLELFHTAMNQGLQVELDRACRDTIVRTFEPVYRCRKDTLLFINLHSSILDKVAGSNHLLDMVQEYRINPCDIVIEFNESAVEDMALLKKFVDTYRQYGFLIAMDDVGCGFSNLSRISLVKPDIVKTDMSLTRNICTDFYVQEVFRALVKLSNKIGALVVAEGVETEDEAVQILGLGAHMIQGYYISRPQKIEDTLSGDLGDKLGDVVERLKIMEKYKTVLNKEKYSTLNLATTKIAARLSTVSRDRFDEELANSINGYEGIECAYVLDERGVQASATVFSNAVTGIKKSRLFSPAASGADHSLKVYYRNLKNAGLQRYLTEPYASLASGNLCRTFTRTFLDRRDEPHILCIDFKINGTEC
- a CDS encoding FMN-binding glutamate synthase family protein — protein: MNLQRPNSNDATRTANRSRNVVPQSGICSRCIDGCTGNCEVFKATFRSRELIYPGPFGDITAGGDKDYPIDYSHLNIQGYALGANGLPKGVTGDSDSAIFPAVNTETSYGWDKKVKMRVPIFTGALGSTEIARKNWEHFAIGAAISGVTLVCGENVCGIDPQLKLDNNGKITSAPDMDRRIEVYKRYHKGYGEILVQMNVEDTRLGVAEYVSKKHGLDTIELKWGQGAKCIGGEIKVNSLERALELQKRGYIVTPDPSSPVSQAAFKDGSLKEFERHSRLGFIDEAGFYAEVQRLRKLGFKRITLKTGAYGLRELAMAIKWSSKAKIDLLTIDGASGGTGMSPWRMMEEWGMPSLYLHAAAYEFCKKLADKGERVPDIAFAGSFSSEDGVFKALALGAPFAKAVCMGRALMIPGMVGKNIAVWLKEGKLPNTVSQFGSTPEEIFVCYEEVKAMVGANEIKTLPLGALGIYSYAEKIRVGLQQLMAGARCFSVPVISRKELMSLTEECAKVTGIPYLMDAYRDEAMAILNG
- a CDS encoding ATP-binding protein, whose amino-acid sequence is MSKLGKLLRTRYFWYVAVAAVLAGIASYAPQLTGLSIRTDWAIAYYQAAYRLLFPIAAGLAAWRYRVKGGLIVCLITGPVILSGVLVNSRLPYAWVDFADIALGFLLSWFIGQQGTLKQRLEETTAELKEQSRALMTEVGERQRAEEQYRIIADHSADIIYKTTIKDEIFTFISPSAQRLLGYTIQEGLALKLTDILTPESYKKQHNLLLADTRNSASSRTFQLDLKHKDGHLVPFEVHANFVYNEKGEPEEIVGVARDVTERKKIEEQLIMHDRLASIGQLTSGLAHEINNPLTSIISLSSLLLQRKYAPETRQDIQIINDEGQRIAAIIKNLLAFSRQQPQEKRPTDINDCIRKVLEMHVYEQKVNNIQVNVNFDPALPQIIGNGSQLEQVFFHIVMNAEFFMREAHRRGTLNITTEKAGNSIRALFTDDGPGISQENMSQLFTPFFTTKEAGKGAGLGLSICLGIVNEHGGKLYADSEPEKGTTFVIELPVQVNPN
- the phoU gene encoding phosphate signaling complex protein PhoU, with translation METRTAFHKKIREIQDDVLAMGSMVTKAISRSVEALKNRDLDLANQVIDDDKKVDRKRYEIEEKCVELIATQQPMASDLRIILAVLNIVSEVERIGDYGEGIAKIAIMIGDEPPLKPLIDIPRMADLTVDMLRRSLDAFVSRDAETARKISTEDDTIDQLYDQVFRELLTFMAEDPKTITRATRLIWVAHNLERSADRVTNICERVVFVATGKMEEIGASKY
- the pstB gene encoding phosphate ABC transporter ATP-binding protein PstB, with translation MNININVPEVSSRPADKCVTKLKGEQVNLFYGSFQCLRNVTLDIPSCAITAIIGPSGCGKSSLLRLFNRMNDLIHGVRVEGNVELDGIRIYDPKIDVVELRKRVGMVFQKPNPFPMSVFENVAFGPKRHGTKGRGELEVIVEKSLRQAALWDDVKDKLGQSGLALSGGQQQRLCIARVLAVEPEVILMDEPCSALDPIATLKIEDLMRSLATDYTIIIVTHNMQQAARVSDTAAFMMMEPDRAGVLVEYGPTAQLFTNPKDKRTEDYITGRFG